In Gemmatimonadales bacterium, a genomic segment contains:
- a CDS encoding aminotransferase class V-fold PLP-dependent enzyme encodes MPSRRGFLSTLAAASVFRFPATQWEAMEGSAPWRRAFPALNERVHGNPLIYFDNAATTHRARAVLQAEMEYYWHANANPATSLHELARRAGERYEAARQTLATFLNAPDPAEIVWCRGTTEAINLVASSWGHSMLRPGDEILLSVAEHYSNLLPWQQITQRRGAVLRFVDVDDDGVLKLDHLDQLLSPRTRLLSLAHVSNVFGRIQPVVEISKRVHDRGALVFLDGAQSAPHIPIDVQALGCDFFALSGHKMTGPMGVGALWARRELLDAMPPYQLGGHMAKRVELLSGEFASAAYKFEAGSPNIAGPVAWQAAIEFLRQIGLDKIRAHHRMLVQHTLERLTGLHRLSIFGSSAATERVGIFSFEVKGLDPVTLARSLDRRGIAIRAGDLAAAPLLRSRGREALARVSLYLYNEPAEIDHLAEELERLGA; translated from the coding sequence GCGTGTTCCGATTCCCCGCGACTCAGTGGGAGGCAATGGAAGGCTCGGCGCCATGGCGCCGAGCCTTCCCCGCCCTCAACGAGCGTGTCCACGGCAACCCGCTCATTTACTTCGACAATGCAGCTACCACACATCGTGCGCGGGCGGTGCTCCAAGCAGAGATGGAGTACTACTGGCATGCGAACGCGAACCCGGCGACCTCACTGCACGAGCTTGCTCGCCGAGCGGGAGAGCGTTACGAGGCCGCGCGCCAGACGCTCGCAACATTTCTAAACGCCCCAGATCCGGCTGAGATTGTCTGGTGTAGAGGAACGACCGAGGCCATTAACCTCGTGGCTTCTAGCTGGGGCCATAGCATGCTACGCCCAGGCGACGAGATCCTCCTCTCTGTGGCAGAGCACTACTCGAACCTATTACCCTGGCAGCAGATCACGCAGCGTAGAGGGGCCGTACTGCGGTTCGTGGACGTCGACGACGACGGTGTGCTTAAGCTCGACCACCTTGACCAGCTGCTTTCGCCACGTACTCGGCTCCTAAGTCTCGCACATGTCTCGAACGTGTTCGGCAGGATCCAGCCGGTGGTAGAGATCAGCAAGAGGGTGCACGACCGGGGCGCCCTGGTGTTCCTCGATGGAGCACAATCGGCTCCCCATATTCCGATCGACGTCCAGGCCCTTGGTTGCGATTTCTTCGCCCTCTCCGGTCACAAGATGACCGGCCCAATGGGCGTAGGTGCCCTGTGGGCGCGGCGCGAGCTACTTGACGCCATGCCTCCGTATCAGCTCGGCGGACACATGGCAAAGCGCGTGGAGCTCCTCTCCGGGGAGTTCGCGTCGGCGGCGTACAAGTTCGAGGCGGGCAGTCCCAACATCGCGGGGCCAGTGGCCTGGCAGGCCGCTATCGAATTTCTCCGCCAGATCGGCCTGGACAAGATCCGCGCGCATCATCGCATGCTCGTGCAGCACACGCTCGAGCGGCTGACAGGGCTTCATCGGCTCTCGATCTTTGGCTCATCGGCCGCAACCGAGCGCGTCGGGATCTTTTCTTTTGAAGTTAAGGGCCTCGACCCGGTCACTCTGGCGCGAAGCTTGGACCGGCGAGGTATTGCAATCCGCGCTGGGGACCTGGCCGCTGCACCCTTACTTCGGAGTCGCGGTCGAGAAGCCCTCGCCAGGGTTTCGTTGTATCTGTACAATGAGCCTGCAGAGATTGACCATCTTGCCGAGGAGTTGGAGCGGCTTGGCGCCTGA